From Bradyrhizobium sp. NDS-1, the proteins below share one genomic window:
- a CDS encoding GFA family protein: MTGSETSNARILIGECYCRTVRFEVADAFSYAMNCHCSNCRRTTGSAFKPFAGIPQDKLRIVRGGDQRMIFGDDTTHDAHCARCGSLLYSRVRDGQWVHVTMGTLVDAPSIRPSAHIFVASKAPWHDITDNLPQYRGHIGDG; the protein is encoded by the coding sequence ATGACCGGATCAGAAACTTCGAACGCTCGTATCCTGATCGGCGAATGCTACTGCCGCACCGTGCGCTTTGAGGTAGCCGACGCGTTCTCCTATGCGATGAACTGTCACTGCTCGAACTGCCGTCGCACCACCGGCTCCGCCTTCAAGCCGTTCGCCGGCATCCCACAGGACAAGCTCCGCATTGTCCGGGGTGGGGACCAGCGGATGATTTTCGGCGACGACACCACCCATGACGCACATTGTGCCCGATGCGGCTCGCTGCTCTATTCCCGGGTGCGTGACGGACAATGGGTCCATGTCACCATGGGAACCCTGGTCGATGCCCCCTCAATCCGGCCAAGCGCCCACATTTTCGTAGCCTCGAAGGCGCCCTGGCACGACATCACGGACAATCTGCCGCAATATCGGGGGCATATCGGCGATGGCTAA
- a CDS encoding nuclear transport factor 2 family protein produces MSQNRSSVEAVVQSYFDGLYEGDAEKLGAIFHPSADLRWVEKGELQVLTVPDWLDRVRKRPSGKAEGKPREDFIVTIDRSDDKTAFIKVRCQLPPRFFTDYLVAMKLADGWQIVSKSYRYDLRE; encoded by the coding sequence ATGAGCCAGAACCGTTCGAGCGTCGAAGCCGTCGTGCAATCCTATTTTGACGGGCTCTACGAGGGCGACGCCGAAAAGCTCGGTGCCATCTTCCATCCCTCCGCGGATCTGCGCTGGGTCGAGAAGGGCGAATTGCAGGTGCTGACCGTGCCCGACTGGCTCGACCGCGTGCGCAAGCGCCCGTCCGGCAAGGCCGAAGGCAAGCCGCGCGAGGATTTCATCGTCACCATCGACCGTTCGGACGACAAGACCGCCTTCATCAAGGTCCGGTGCCAGTTGCCGCCGCGTTTCTTCACCGATTATCTGGTGGCGATGAAGCTCGCCGACGGCTGGCAGATCGTGTCGAAATCGTATCGATATGATCTGAGGGAGTGA
- the bla gene encoding class A beta-lactamase — MLLDRRSLLASLGWMAVSPVLAAGAPPELESYERESGGRIGVYAENLASGARLTWRADERFVMCSTFKASLAACVLARVDRGEEQLAARIPYGKTDLLDYAPVAKQNLAAGAMSVAEMCKAIVERSDNTCANLLLARIGGPAALTAFWRSLGDTTSRLDHDEPELNRSPPGDPRNTTTPAAMAGNLRRLVTGEALPPASRAQLTEWMVNCKTGANRLRGGLPASWKIGDKTGYNGKDAAGDIAVAWPKPDTPILIAAYVQGGTPTAAQIEAVFGRIGRMVVERLA, encoded by the coding sequence ATGCTGCTCGACCGCCGCTCCCTGCTCGCCTCACTTGGCTGGATGGCCGTATCTCCCGTGCTAGCCGCGGGCGCGCCGCCTGAGCTCGAATCCTACGAGCGCGAGAGTGGCGGGCGGATCGGGGTCTATGCGGAAAATCTGGCCAGCGGCGCAAGGCTCACCTGGCGTGCCGACGAGCGCTTCGTCATGTGTTCGACATTCAAAGCCTCGCTCGCGGCCTGCGTGCTGGCACGGGTCGATCGCGGCGAGGAGCAGCTCGCAGCCAGGATCCCTTACGGCAAGACCGACTTGCTCGACTACGCGCCGGTCGCTAAGCAAAATCTCGCGGCGGGTGCGATGTCTGTCGCCGAGATGTGCAAGGCGATCGTCGAGCGCAGCGACAACACCTGCGCCAACTTGCTGCTGGCGCGGATCGGCGGCCCTGCCGCGCTCACTGCATTCTGGCGATCGCTCGGCGACACCACCTCGCGGCTCGACCACGACGAGCCCGAACTCAATCGCTCCCCGCCCGGAGATCCCCGGAATACCACGACGCCGGCGGCGATGGCCGGGAACTTGCGCCGCCTGGTGACGGGCGAGGCGTTGCCTCCGGCCTCTCGCGCGCAGCTCACCGAATGGATGGTGAACTGCAAGACCGGCGCCAACCGGCTGCGCGGCGGCCTGCCCGCGAGCTGGAAGATCGGCGACAAGACCGGCTACAATGGCAAGGACGCAGCGGGCGACATCGCGGTGGCTTGGCCCAAGCCCGACACGCCGATCCTGATCGCGGCCTATGTCCAAGGCGGCACGCCGACGGCAGCGCAGATCGAAGCCGTGTTCGGGCGAATCGGGCGAATGGTGGTCGAGCGGCTGGCGTAA
- a CDS encoding Na+/H+ antiporter, with the protein MEAKFQTFLILLAVLAGVALAARRFNVAPAILLMLAGVGLAFVPGMPSVELPPELVLLVVLPPLIYSASVAMSWREFKNNLRPIVLLAVGAVIFTAAMVAAATHYLIGLPWAIGFLLGAIVAPPDVVAPLAIARRLNLPRRLLVILEGEGLANDATALTLYRFALAAIMVGHFSLPLAAGEFLLIVASEIAFGIGVGLLSLRFRKWSRDPQVELTLSLITPYVSYWLPEHVGGSGVIATVACGLYVSWNGPLLISSATRLQGIFFWDLIIYLIEGVLFLLTGFQMRALYEKSKSFPLDDILIATALVLMIVVIARFAWLYPATYLPRMLSKSLRERDPPPPWQWPFVLAFTGVRGAVSLAAALALPFTLPDGEAFPYRDLILFVAFGVIFVTLIGVGLTLPPVVRWLGVADAGRNEHAAEHEAEIAARRQALDAALKSLDALTAEKEVSEEVIRLLRARHEIRVNQLPDSLDPARHDVSAAGTALTRNLIAAERKFIHDLLRDGQITDETRRRIERDLDLEEASLANREYRGVPL; encoded by the coding sequence ATGGAAGCGAAATTTCAGACCTTTCTCATCCTGCTGGCCGTATTGGCGGGCGTGGCGCTCGCCGCACGCCGCTTCAACGTTGCCCCTGCCATCCTGTTGATGCTGGCCGGCGTCGGCCTCGCCTTCGTGCCGGGCATGCCGTCGGTGGAGCTGCCGCCGGAGCTGGTGCTGCTGGTGGTGCTGCCCCCGCTGATCTACTCGGCAAGCGTCGCGATGAGCTGGCGCGAGTTCAAGAACAATTTGCGCCCCATCGTGCTGCTCGCGGTCGGCGCGGTGATCTTCACCGCGGCGATGGTGGCGGCCGCCACGCATTACCTGATCGGCCTGCCCTGGGCCATCGGGTTTCTGCTCGGCGCCATCGTCGCGCCACCCGACGTCGTGGCGCCGCTCGCGATCGCGCGCCGGCTCAATTTGCCGCGGCGGCTGTTGGTCATCCTCGAGGGCGAAGGGCTCGCCAACGACGCCACGGCGCTGACCCTCTACCGCTTCGCGCTGGCCGCAATCATGGTCGGACATTTCTCCCTGCCGCTGGCGGCCGGCGAGTTCTTGCTGATCGTCGCCAGCGAGATTGCTTTCGGCATCGGCGTCGGGTTGCTCTCCCTGCGCTTCCGCAAATGGTCCAGGGACCCGCAGGTTGAGCTGACGTTGTCGCTGATCACGCCCTACGTCTCCTACTGGCTGCCCGAGCATGTCGGCGGCTCCGGCGTGATCGCCACCGTCGCCTGCGGTCTCTATGTGAGCTGGAACGGCCCGCTGCTGATCTCGTCGGCGACACGGCTGCAAGGCATCTTCTTCTGGGATCTCATCATTTACCTGATCGAGGGCGTGCTGTTCCTGCTCACCGGCTTCCAGATGCGCGCGCTCTACGAGAAGTCGAAGTCGTTTCCGCTCGACGACATTCTGATCGCGACGGCCCTTGTCCTGATGATCGTCGTGATCGCGCGCTTCGCCTGGCTCTATCCCGCAACCTATCTGCCGCGGATGCTCAGCAAATCGTTGCGCGAGCGCGATCCGCCGCCGCCGTGGCAATGGCCGTTCGTGCTCGCCTTCACCGGCGTGCGCGGCGCGGTGTCGCTTGCGGCCGCGTTGGCGCTGCCGTTCACGCTCCCTGATGGCGAGGCGTTCCCATATCGTGACCTGATCCTGTTCGTTGCCTTCGGCGTCATCTTCGTCACGCTGATCGGCGTCGGCCTGACGCTGCCGCCGGTGGTGCGGTGGCTCGGCGTCGCCGATGCCGGCCGAAACGAGCATGCCGCCGAGCACGAGGCCGAGATCGCCGCACGCCGCCAGGCGCTCGATGCGGCACTGAAATCACTCGACGCGCTGACTGCGGAAAAGGAGGTGTCCGAGGAGGTGATCCGGCTTTTGCGTGCGCGACACGAGATCCGCGTCAACCAGCTTCCGGATTCGCTCGACCCTGCCCGCCACGACGTCTCCGCCGCCGGCACCGCGCTGACCCGCAACCTAATCGCCGCCGAACGGAAATTCATCCACGACCTCTTGCGCGACGGCCAGATCACCGACGAGACGCGGCGGCGGATCGAGCGCGATCTGGATCTGGAGGAGGCGAGCCTGGCAAACCGGGAGTATCGCGGGGTGCCGCTGTAG
- a CDS encoding N-acetylmuramoyl-L-alanine amidase, with protein sequence MGQSRGIIVGLVASILLSSLATVDSSEAATARKFARPKAKPQVSARCEMPKFRIMVDVGHTPDSYGALSARNDPEFGFNFRLARLIAARLKSDGFAATRLLVTDGKARPSLFKRVSAANGGRADLFLSIHHDSVPDKLLETWEFDGAKSYFSDRFSGHSLFVSRHNPHFATSLMLARMIGRQLKEQGLDYASQYTLPVMGRYRRQLLDKDVGVYRYDGLVVLSRTSSAAVLLEAGSIINRDEEMAMNSPERHETIAGAVAAAIGEFCARR encoded by the coding sequence TTGGGGCAATCGCGGGGCATCATCGTCGGGCTGGTTGCGTCGATCCTGCTATCGTCGCTTGCGACTGTTGACAGCAGCGAGGCCGCGACCGCACGAAAGTTTGCAAGACCCAAGGCCAAGCCGCAGGTATCGGCCAGATGTGAGATGCCAAAATTCCGGATCATGGTGGACGTCGGGCACACCCCGGACTCCTACGGCGCGCTGAGCGCGCGCAATGATCCGGAGTTCGGCTTCAACTTCCGTCTCGCAAGACTCATCGCGGCAAGACTCAAGTCCGACGGCTTCGCCGCAACCCGACTGCTCGTCACGGACGGCAAGGCGCGGCCGAGCCTTTTCAAGCGGGTCAGTGCCGCGAATGGCGGCCGGGCCGATCTCTTCCTGTCGATTCACCACGATTCGGTGCCGGACAAGCTGCTCGAGACCTGGGAGTTCGACGGCGCGAAGAGCTATTTCAGCGATCGCTTTTCGGGCCACTCCCTGTTCGTGTCGCGGCACAACCCGCACTTCGCCACCAGCCTGATGCTGGCCCGGATGATCGGCCGGCAGTTGAAAGAGCAGGGCCTGGACTATGCCAGCCAATATACCTTGCCGGTGATGGGCCGGTACCGGCGCCAGCTGCTCGACAAGGATGTCGGCGTCTACCGCTACGACGGACTCGTCGTTCTCTCGCGGACGAGCAGCGCCGCAGTGCTGCTCGAAGCCGGCTCCATCATCAATCGCGACGAGGAGATGGCGATGAACTCGCCGGAGCGGCATGAGACGATTGCCGGGGCTGTTGCCGCGGCAATAGGGGAGTTTTGCGCAAGGCGGTAG
- a CDS encoding Rieske 2Fe-2S domain-containing protein gives MLRAEDNKFLTEAGPGTGMGELLRRFWIPVLLCEELAEPDGEPKKIVVLGEELLAFRDTRGVVGVIDQYCPHRGANLWLGRNEECGIRCVYHGWKFDTDGRCLDMPTSYPDLNAKDLIRIKSYPVREWGEMIWAYMGPLEAMPELPDLEMALLPASHRYVSKKW, from the coding sequence ATGCTCCGCGCCGAGGACAATAAATTCCTGACCGAGGCCGGCCCTGGAACGGGCATGGGCGAATTGTTGCGCCGGTTCTGGATTCCCGTCCTGCTCTGCGAAGAACTCGCCGAGCCCGATGGCGAGCCGAAGAAGATCGTCGTGCTCGGCGAGGAGCTTCTCGCCTTCCGCGACACGCGCGGCGTCGTCGGCGTCATCGACCAATACTGTCCGCATCGCGGCGCCAATCTCTGGCTTGGGCGCAACGAAGAGTGCGGCATCCGTTGCGTCTATCATGGCTGGAAGTTCGACACCGACGGCCGCTGCCTGGACATGCCGACCTCCTATCCCGATCTCAACGCCAAGGACCTGATCCGCATCAAGTCCTATCCGGTGCGGGAATGGGGCGAGATGATCTGGGCCTATATGGGGCCTCTTGAGGCCATGCCCGAGCTGCCCGATCTCGAAATGGCACTGCTGCCGGCCTCGCATCGCTACGTCAGCAAGAAATGGTAG
- a CDS encoding outer membrane protein produces MKKLALAVAVTSALFTGAAAAADLGARPYAKAPAPVIAAWNWTGFYVGGNVGGHWGDDRITPAANPVGWGAAGAADLNAFTRTNLHPEGVIGGVQAGYNWQTSNLVVGVEADANWADGTATRVQVPPVGFLVINPLDVMTNSSKLTFLGTLRGRLGWAAGDALFYVAGGLAVGNLKTTDTFCFFGAPCIDPGDLGIVNSSVTRAGWTVGAGMEYHVAGNWTVKAEYLYVDLGSYATSIPGCANCLPGSDITVNHKFTDQIARVGVNYKFGGPIVARY; encoded by the coding sequence GTGAAAAAACTTGCGCTGGCCGTTGCAGTTACCTCCGCCCTGTTCACCGGCGCCGCTGCGGCAGCCGACCTGGGCGCCCGTCCTTACGCCAAGGCTCCGGCACCGGTCATTGCCGCTTGGAATTGGACCGGCTTCTACGTGGGAGGCAACGTCGGCGGTCACTGGGGAGACGATCGGATCACTCCCGCTGCGAATCCCGTCGGTTGGGGAGCTGCCGGGGCCGCAGATTTGAACGCGTTCACCCGGACCAATTTGCACCCTGAGGGGGTGATTGGCGGCGTGCAGGCTGGCTACAATTGGCAGACCAGCAACCTTGTTGTCGGTGTCGAAGCCGATGCCAACTGGGCCGACGGTACGGCGACCCGGGTTCAGGTCCCTCCGGTCGGATTCCTGGTCATCAATCCCCTCGACGTAATGACCAATTCGAGCAAGCTAACATTCCTGGGAACACTCCGCGGAAGATTGGGCTGGGCGGCGGGTGATGCACTCTTTTACGTCGCTGGCGGTTTGGCTGTAGGAAATCTGAAGACGACCGATACATTTTGCTTTTTCGGCGCGCCGTGCATTGATCCCGGCGATCTTGGCATCGTGAATTCTTCAGTGACCCGGGCTGGCTGGACGGTTGGCGCCGGCATGGAGTATCACGTTGCCGGAAATTGGACGGTCAAAGCTGAATATCTCTATGTCGACCTCGGATCGTACGCGACGAGCATTCCGGGGTGCGCAAATTGTCTTCCCGGCTCGGACATCACGGTCAATCACAAGTTCACAGACCAGATTGCCCGCGTCGGCGTGAACTACAAGTTTGGCGGCCCGATCGTTGCCAGATACTGA
- a CDS encoding TauD/TfdA dioxygenase family protein produces MSSLAGKQGPRYRHTAEDGAPYETIAVEKLTPIIGAEISGIDIGSLVDGDARSNQQMDEIHRALAENLVVFFRDQHITPQQHLAFGRKFGELHFHPAAPHQDEDPALMKIYADKNSPRAKGEGWHSDVSCDLEPPMGSILYIKQCPPRGGDTLFANMYAAYEALSDRMKAYLDGLTALHDGEPIYRGLYANYGVADRPSYPQAEHPVLRTHPVTAKKALYVNRGFTRHINGIPRDESDAMLAYLYQHAENPLFQCRFRWTENAIAFWDNRCTQHRAMWDYWPHTRSGTRVTVKGERPV; encoded by the coding sequence ATGAGCTCACTCGCCGGCAAGCAGGGTCCGCGCTATCGCCACACGGCTGAGGACGGCGCGCCTTACGAAACCATCGCGGTCGAAAAGCTCACGCCCATCATCGGCGCGGAAATCTCCGGGATCGACATCGGCTCGCTCGTTGATGGCGACGCGCGCTCCAACCAGCAGATGGACGAGATCCACCGCGCGCTCGCCGAAAACCTCGTCGTCTTCTTCCGCGACCAGCACATCACGCCGCAGCAGCATCTCGCCTTCGGCCGCAAGTTCGGCGAGCTGCATTTTCATCCCGCCGCGCCGCACCAAGACGAAGACCCGGCGCTGATGAAGATCTACGCCGACAAGAACTCGCCGCGCGCCAAGGGCGAGGGCTGGCACTCGGACGTGTCTTGCGATCTCGAGCCGCCGATGGGCTCGATCCTCTACATCAAGCAGTGCCCGCCGCGCGGCGGCGACACGCTGTTCGCCAACATGTATGCGGCTTACGAAGCCTTATCGGACCGCATGAAGGCCTATCTCGACGGCCTCACCGCGCTGCACGACGGCGAGCCGATCTACCGTGGGCTCTATGCGAATTATGGCGTCGCCGATCGTCCCTCCTATCCGCAAGCCGAGCATCCCGTGCTGCGAACCCATCCGGTCACGGCTAAGAAGGCGCTCTACGTCAACCGCGGCTTCACCCGCCACATCAACGGCATCCCGCGCGACGAGAGCGATGCGATGCTGGCCTATCTCTACCAGCACGCCGAAAACCCGCTGTTCCAGTGCCGCTTCCGCTGGACCGAGAACGCCATCGCGTTCTGGGACAACCGCTGCACCCAGCACCGCGCGATGTGGGACTACTGGCCGCATACGCGCTCGGGCACACGCGTGACGGTGAAGGGAGAGCGGCCGGTGTGA
- the ispG gene encoding flavodoxin-dependent (E)-4-hydroxy-3-methylbut-2-enyl-diphosphate synthase, producing the protein MNKPETTIDSDIAGPAPRHRTTQVKVGDVAVGGGAPIVVQSMTNTDTADIDGTIAQVAALARAGSEMVRITVDREEAAAAVPHIRDGLAKRGINTPLIGDFHYIGHKLLAAYPACAEALAKYRINPGNVGFKDKRDTQFADIIEIANKNNKPVRIGANWGSLDQELLTKLMDENAASANPRDVRAVTREAMVQSALLSAARAEELGMPKNRIILSAKVSAVQDLIAVYQDLASRSDYAIHLGLTEAGMGSKGIVASSAALGILLHQGIGDTIRISLTPEPGGDRTREVQVGQELLQTMGFRTFVPLVAACPGCGRTTSTTFQELARSIQDFIRDEMPAWKTKYPGVEELNVAVMGCIVNGPGESKHANIGISLPGTGEAPAAPVFVDGKKFRTLRGPTISADFKALVIDYIDQRYGQGAKVPVTAAE; encoded by the coding sequence ATGAACAAGCCCGAAACCACCATCGATTCCGACATCGCGGGACCCGCACCGCGCCATCGTACCACCCAGGTCAAGGTCGGCGACGTCGCCGTCGGCGGCGGTGCGCCGATCGTCGTGCAGTCGATGACCAACACCGACACCGCCGACATCGACGGCACCATTGCCCAGGTCGCAGCGCTCGCGCGCGCCGGCTCCGAAATGGTCCGCATCACCGTGGACCGCGAGGAAGCCGCTGCCGCCGTTCCGCACATTCGCGACGGCCTCGCCAAGCGCGGTATCAACACGCCGCTGATCGGCGACTTCCACTATATCGGCCACAAGCTGCTCGCGGCCTATCCGGCCTGCGCCGAGGCACTCGCCAAGTACCGCATCAATCCCGGCAATGTCGGCTTCAAGGACAAACGCGACACCCAGTTCGCCGACATCATCGAGATCGCCAACAAGAACAACAAGCCGGTTCGCATCGGCGCCAATTGGGGCTCGCTCGACCAGGAGCTGCTGACCAAGCTGATGGACGAGAATGCCGCGTCCGCCAATCCGCGCGACGTGCGCGCGGTGACCCGCGAGGCCATGGTGCAATCCGCGCTGCTTTCGGCCGCGCGCGCCGAAGAGCTCGGCATGCCCAAGAACCGCATCATCCTCTCCGCAAAGGTCTCGGCGGTGCAGGATCTCATCGCGGTCTATCAGGATCTCGCCAGCCGTTCCGACTATGCGATCCATCTCGGCCTGACCGAGGCCGGCATGGGCTCGAAGGGCATCGTCGCCTCGTCCGCTGCGCTCGGCATCCTGCTTCATCAGGGCATTGGCGACACCATCCGCATCTCGCTGACGCCGGAACCCGGCGGCGATCGTACCCGTGAGGTGCAGGTCGGCCAGGAGCTGCTCCAGACCATGGGCTTCCGCACCTTCGTGCCGCTGGTTGCCGCGTGCCCCGGCTGCGGCCGTACCACCTCCACCACGTTCCAGGAACTGGCCCGCTCGATCCAGGATTTCATCCGCGACGAGATGCCGGCCTGGAAGACGAAATATCCCGGCGTCGAGGAGCTCAACGTCGCGGTGATGGGCTGCATCGTCAACGGCCCGGGCGAATCCAAGCACGCCAATATCGGCATCTCGCTGCCCGGCACCGGTGAAGCGCCGGCTGCGCCTGTCTTCGTCGACGGCAAGAAGTTCCGCACGCTGCGCGGACCCACGATCTCCGCGGACTTCAAGGCACTTGTGATCGACTACATCGATCAGCGCTACGGCCAGGGCGCCAAGGTGCCGGTGACGGCGGCGGAGTAG
- a CDS encoding DMT family transporter, protein MSSPQAIPSAGRPLSAGAIALMLMLCLTWGFNQIAVKLVLPDIPPMLQATIRSAGALPVLFIIGTFRGVKFFENDGTWKPGLIAGLMFGIEFVLIFQGLRLTSASRAVVFLYTAPFFVALGSYQVLGERLGASQWLGLAISFAGVALAIGVPQSNVDSHVLLGDLMIVGGAALWAATTLVAKGTRLRFAAPEKALGYQVAISIPILGLAAWLFGETITHTPAPLSLGLMAFQAIWVVGTTFTLWFALVKTYSASKLSAFTFITPLFGVVGSYFIMHDTLSLAFGAAALLVIAGLFLVNRPSQTAAAPADALLNVTKT, encoded by the coding sequence ATGTCCTCACCACAAGCCATACCGTCCGCCGGCCGTCCCCTCAGTGCCGGCGCCATCGCCCTGATGCTCATGCTGTGCCTGACCTGGGGGTTCAACCAGATCGCGGTGAAGCTGGTGCTTCCGGACATTCCGCCGATGCTCCAGGCCACGATCCGCTCGGCCGGCGCATTGCCGGTGCTGTTCATCATCGGCACGTTTCGCGGCGTCAAATTCTTCGAGAACGACGGCACTTGGAAGCCGGGCCTGATCGCCGGGCTGATGTTCGGCATTGAATTCGTGCTGATCTTCCAGGGGCTGCGCCTCACCTCGGCCTCGCGCGCGGTGGTGTTCCTCTACACCGCGCCGTTCTTCGTTGCGCTCGGCTCCTACCAGGTGCTCGGCGAGCGGCTCGGCGCCTCGCAATGGCTGGGTCTCGCCATCAGCTTTGCCGGCGTTGCCCTCGCGATCGGCGTGCCGCAGTCCAATGTGGATTCGCATGTTCTGCTCGGCGACCTCATGATCGTCGGCGGCGCCGCGCTGTGGGCCGCGACGACGCTGGTTGCCAAGGGCACGAGGCTGCGGTTCGCCGCGCCCGAGAAGGCGTTGGGCTATCAGGTTGCCATTTCGATCCCGATCCTGGGGCTGGCGGCCTGGCTGTTCGGCGAGACCATCACGCACACGCCGGCGCCGCTGTCGCTCGGCCTGATGGCCTTCCAGGCGATCTGGGTGGTTGGAACCACGTTCACGCTTTGGTTCGCGCTGGTGAAGACCTATTCGGCCAGCAAATTGTCGGCTTTTACCTTCATCACCCCTTTGTTTGGCGTGGTGGGTAGCTATTTCATCATGCACGACACCCTAAGCCTGGCGTTCGGGGCGGCCGCCCTCCTTGTAATTGCTGGGCTTTTTCTGGTTAACCGTCCGAGCCAAACGGCCGCGGCGCCGGCTGATGCATTGCTGAACGTCACCAAAACCTGA
- a CDS encoding Fur family transcriptional regulator, protein MAPAKSAFPAPGHDHGRCTADALAHAEEVCEQRAQKFTPIRRQVLSALLSSHRPLGAYEVIDELAKSMARPAPITVYRALDFLMANGLVHRIESRNAYLACAAHDHDATSAVAFLICERCGLVGEIPSASFAGNLNAAARSSGFAPKLSVVEITGVCTHCQKAA, encoded by the coding sequence ATGGCCCCTGCTAAATCGGCATTTCCCGCGCCTGGTCACGATCACGGCCGCTGCACCGCGGATGCGCTGGCGCATGCCGAGGAGGTGTGCGAGCAGCGCGCGCAGAAATTCACGCCGATCCGCCGCCAGGTGCTGAGTGCACTGCTCTCCAGCCACCGGCCGCTCGGCGCCTATGAGGTGATCGACGAACTCGCCAAGTCGATGGCGCGGCCGGCGCCGATCACGGTCTATCGCGCGCTCGATTTCCTGATGGCCAACGGCCTCGTGCACCGCATCGAGAGCCGTAACGCCTACCTCGCCTGTGCAGCCCACGACCATGACGCGACCTCGGCGGTGGCGTTCCTGATCTGCGAGCGCTGTGGCCTCGTCGGCGAGATCCCGTCGGCGTCCTTTGCCGGGAACCTCAATGCCGCGGCACGCAGCTCAGGCTTTGCCCCGAAATTGTCCGTGGTGGAGATCACGGGCGTCTGCACCCATTGTCAGAAAGCTGCATAA
- a CDS encoding MarR family winged helix-turn-helix transcriptional regulator: MSRGPVDQNFLFTLGELYRLLRVYADKEASRFGITRAQWAVLAKVERSEGMKQSELAELLEMQPITLTRLIDKLCDNDWIERRSDASDRRVKRLYLKKAGRQLLGRMSGLKSELTANALEGITPADAHRLLTQLETIKENVRTAIQTSGAEQARKEQRYG, from the coding sequence ATGAGCCGCGGGCCTGTCGACCAGAACTTCCTGTTTACGTTGGGCGAGCTCTACCGCCTCTTGCGTGTCTATGCCGACAAGGAGGCATCGCGGTTCGGGATCACCCGCGCCCAATGGGCGGTGCTGGCCAAGGTCGAGCGCAGCGAGGGCATGAAGCAGTCTGAGCTCGCCGAGCTGCTGGAAATGCAGCCCATCACGCTGACCCGCCTGATCGACAAGTTGTGCGACAACGACTGGATCGAACGCCGCAGCGATGCCTCGGATCGCCGCGTCAAGCGCCTGTATCTCAAGAAGGCCGGCCGGCAATTGCTCGGCCGGATGAGCGGGCTGAAGTCCGAGCTGACGGCCAACGCCCTCGAGGGCATCACGCCGGCTGACGCCCATCGCCTCCTCACCCAGCTCGAAACCATCAAGGAAAACGTGCGCACCGCGATCCAGACCTCAGGAGCGGAACAAGCACGTAAGGAGCAGCGCTATGGCTGA